acacatcgccaaaacataagcgtgagcgaCATTATTCAACATTATTCGATTACAACAACTGGGGCAATAATTCTTCGAGATCAACCAACGTACTCGCTAAACGAAACAGCATCAGTCTCGATGTCAGCGTTGCGCCAACGCATGCAAAACGGGAACTTGCCttgctactcgaagagcaagatcactaaaatgcattaaaataaattttcacaaacacaaactaaggaaagaatctacactgcgactgatgagaaaccagactggggtttcgaaacgcaaccgtcaaagggccactctatcaactttgtaacatcataggcccggctgcgtctcgccataagctttccccacatgaacaaaacattactgtacacactaatccaaacttccctacaaatatccgaagtgaaacaaacatttttattaacacaaacaattggATAAGAATGTGGGAAAACATATTCGAAACAAATCTAACACAAACTcgacaaaaaacattttggatagtaaggtggggagcctctttcacatatTTTACGTTAGTTTCTAATCCAAGGTCAATGGATTTTTCAGCAAGCTCTACCTTTTTAAGCTTTGGAAGGAGGAATCTTCCTTGCTTTTAAAAATTCTCGTAGCTCTTTCATGTTCATTTTGCAGAGTCTTCACGCGTGATGTTGCAACTTCCCTCCATGACTGAAATTTTAGCCCCCACATTTGTGAAATCTCGAGCGCCCCCATGCGACCGATGTCAAAAATTCGTGCGTTTTCTGACAACTCGAAACCGATGTATTGTAGTCACACTGCCAGTGAGGACGCTGTGGCTGAACCTATTCAATCAACCTCTGAACAGACCTTGACATTGAAATAAGTTTCATTTCTTTGAGATTCCCAAATGTTTAATCGTTGTAATAGACTTGGCAACATGCCTATTCTCGACATCAATGATGGTGAATCAGTATTCCCTGAAATAAATGAAGTTGTAAATataattgatgaaaaaaaacatacatactgtCTCTTAAGTTCCTAATTACTTTGAAAAACTCATTAATGTCAAATAACAGTTATGTTATGAACTCTATTCAAAGGATACACATGTAGTTCCCTGACAATGGACACACCACCCTTGAGTTCTGGTCTGAACGTCTGATCTGAACACTTTCTAAGTCTCAACAAACCAATTAGAATATCTTGTTCTGGATCTTCATAGGACAGAAATGTTTCCCATCCACCATTTGCTGTGTAGTCTCTCCTTATCAACTCAACCTACAACATCAAAATCATTTTCAATGTTACTTAATGACATGATAATGTATCTTTCACCCCTTATCTTGTTCAATGGTACTAAGTTACCATGTTAATGGGAACATTTCTATTTGTGGACACTGATAGTCAGCAGACTGGTTTAACAAAAGATGAAAGAATTTTACATTCAATTCTATGAtataatttctcaaaataataTAAACTCTCCTTGCTTAGTATTTaattcatatacatgtatgtactttaTTTCAACACTTAATGTAATGCTTTATTGTAATTCCTGCAAGCTGCCACAGCGAGACATCTGAAATAACACATTATGTCCAACCTGTACAAACCAACATTAGTTTCTCAAGACAGCACAATGCCAGGAGTCAATAGTTTGGTTTAGCATTTACATGTATGCTCTCTGATCTTCATGGTTCATTAAGCACTGATAATCCGAGTAcactgttgtttgttttttaatattgtaAGATTTCTGCTTATTGCTGAAGTTTTACCAAACGTCAAAAACTTTTGTTCTAATTTTAGACAAACGGTCAAAAGTTTATCAAAACCATTTGCCTCAGTGACATACATGAAGACAATTAAATGATTGAATGCTTTCTCTGCTTGTAGGACAAATGTCCTGTTTGTTGTTATTCAGTAGAACTGACATACCTCATATGGTTTGACTTTATGGTGAATTTCTTGAATACCAACTTCCCTTGTTCTAACATCTCTACACTGTGTACCTAGGTCTTTCATTCTAGCCAATGCCAACTCTCGTAAGTTACCATGTTCTACACCTGAACTTACCAATGGCATTGGTATGTCCCTGtgtgcaaaataaaaaagatgtaaaatttaacagaaaacaaaaatggaatcattaaaacaatgaaactCATCATAACTCAGTGTTACAATTTATTACAGTACTAACAATATCATTTATCAAACGATTTCATTTCCATGGAAAATTCACTTAAATTCTCCCCTGACAGTATCTATATTTGACTAGAAAACTGtaaaagattttaaaaatcaCGGTTACCATCCAAATCTGATTGtaatcaaaagtttcaattcatgGAAGAAGCGACAGGAAGTGCTGGTTTCACCTTTGAACTCTGTAGACTCTTGTCCATGGTGGAACCAAAGCCAGTATCCTAGCAACCAAATCAACCAATGTGCTTGGTGGATAGCTTTTATATCTTCCAGTCTTCCATAACTCATACAGACCTGTCCCTCGTATGACAAGTGTTGGATAGATTTTCATACCATCTGGTCTGAATgctggattttcaaaaaattcctgGAAATGGCACAAAGATAACAAGCAAATAACTCTCTCTTGTTAAACATTTGTGCTATCACATTCACCACCCATCTACTGAAGTAATTTCAGCTTTACTATAGACAGAAGATTAAAGACATAATGTCACCAATAAAACCTGAAAAGGGCTTGAACCTCAGTAATTCCTGGAGGCAAATCACCAACTGACCTGAATTTTCTGAACATTTCCATTGTGTGTATTTAGTATTGATAATTATGTTACTGTAACTATAAATAACAGCAAAGTCCCAAAACTTGAACAAGtgtcctgtctgtctgtctgtctctgtctgtctctgtctgtctctgtctgtctgtctgtctgtctgtctgtctctctctctctctctctctctctcctctctctctctctctctctctctctctctctctctctctctctctctctctctctctctctctctctctcataccaaTATAGACACATGTACATGACACTAAACCATCACTTGTACTTACAATGAACTGTTCAATATCTCTCTCCAAATCAACATTGGGTAAATCTGGCATCATATGAGAAACAACTTTAAAACCTGCATCTTTTGACATGTGAAAGGATTCACACACAGCACGTACTGTATGCCCTCTGTGAAAGCAAATCAAAGACAGACAGTGAACTGTGAAGTCATTTACGCATAGCTCAAGTTTTCCTTGAAAAGAGTTTCCTTCTCACTATTGTgttattttatgacatttcacAGAATCACTACATTGTCATGAAAGCTAACTCTCATTAGGAAAATGTATTCATTAGTATTAGCTATTGGCTGTAATGTACATGACTGTAATATATTCACTGAACCTCATGTCCATTTGATCGGTCAACTCTTAGGTATTCACGTCTTGTATTGTACTTGTTCACGTGTAAACCAGCTCTATGTTGGAAGAAAGTGGCTATCTCTACAGAATGTATAGGACCATATCAATAGCCAAGCAACTTAAAATAACATCAGCATAGAACTCATTTAAGCAGCTCTACAGAAAATCTTGGCAATCAATCAGCATACATACGATACGGTATCTCTCTCAATGTGAAACAGAGTTTACCTATGTATGTTCTgatcgaaaattttcatgaacacAGGAACTCAAAGAATGATATCAAGATTAGAACTTTCAAGTacactgaaaatatgaaaaagtcTTGCAGATGATATAAAATACAAACCTGTTGGTATCTCTTGCAACATCTTCATAGACACTCTGTACACCGATTTCTAATCTTGTACACCCATAGTTTAACATATCACTGTAAATCAAACAAATTTCCTTTTGTCATTGATGAGTATCCAGGTTTTAACATGAGTCGTTTTCTACATCTGTGTAAATAAATAGTACAATACTGTGACATCATCACAAACTGGTTGGTTACAGTGGCAGTATCTTTACAAACCATTGACTGATATGATTTTTGTGCGCTCTGTTGCACTGTGTAAGTCTTAAGATGGGGAAAAATTCAGAGACTAGTGTTTAAAAGAATGGAAAGTTTTGTAATTGATAATTCATAAAAGAAAAGTACCATTACAACTATAGTTGAATGTCACAACGTGTTAAATTCAGACATTGTGATATCTGTCTTATCAATAACATTTGATAGACATAGAGTATCTTCCCTGTCATCAGTCAATGATTCTTTACCTGAGATGTTTCTTCAGACAGTAGTCAGGTCTGGTTTCTATGGTGATGCCAATGCACTTGGTCTTACTTCTTTCTGAGTACCTAATTGGAGGAAAGAAAGAGGCACATCTCTTTTCAAACCAACTCATTGGAGATAATTTTACCAAAACATGAGAGTGGATGGGGTAATCTTGAATTACAATGTGTTGTACAATAACCTAGACCATAGTTACATATATCATGGTTGTAAGTGAAGGGCACGAGAATGAATGGTGAAACAAATGCCATAGGAAGGATACAGAGAGGATTCAGGATGGGAGGGATTACGTACATGGATGGAGAGGAAGTGGGCATTGCTGATATGAAATTTGGTGAGAGGATAATTGGTCTAAGGCATTGTAGACACACGTGTCAAGTGCTGTTTGAAATACTTACTTGACAGCCTCTGATACATTATTACTTGTATGTCCAGACAACGCATCATGTAAATTCCTTATGAAGAAATCTCTGTATTCTTCAGATAAACACATAAATGTACCACCCA
The DNA window shown above is from Ptychodera flava strain L36383 chromosome 5, AS_Pfla_20210202, whole genome shotgun sequence and carries:
- the LOC139132830 gene encoding elongator complex protein 3 isoform X1, whose translation is MVKNKKKGVPQASHAELMVMTVAEVVKQLIEAHEEGKDINLNRVKSKTASKYGLHNQPRLVDIIAAVPHAYKKALLPKLKAKPVRTASGIAVVAVMCKPHRCPHINMTGNICVYCPGGPDSDFEYSTQSYTGYEPTSMRAIRARYNPYLQTRHRVEQLQQLGHSVDKVEFIVMGGTFMCLSEEYRDFFIRNLHDALSGHTSNNVSEAVKYSERSKTKCIGITIETRPDYCLKKHLSDMLNYGCTRLEIGVQSVYEDVARDTNRGHTVRAVCESFHMSKDAGFKVVSHMMPDLPNVDLERDIEQFIEFFENPAFRPDGMKIYPTLVIRGTGLYELWKTGRYKSYPPSTLVDLVARILALVPPWTRVYRVQRDIPMPLVSSGVEHGNLRELALARMKDLGTQCRDVRTREVGIQEIHHKVKPYEVELIRRDYTANGGWETFLSYEDPEQDILIGLLRLRKCSDQTFRPELKGGVSIVRELHVYGSVVPVSARDPTKFQHQGFGTLLMEEAERIALEEHGSSKIAVISGVGTRNYYRKLGYELEGPYMVKSLQQN
- the LOC139132830 gene encoding elongator complex protein 3 isoform X2; translation: MVKNKKKGVPQASHAELMVMTVAEVVKQLIEAHEEGKDINLNRVKSKTASKYGLHNQPRLVDIIAAVPHAYKKALLPKLKAKPVRTASGIAVVAVMCKPHRCPHINMTGNICVYCPGGPDSDFEYSTQSYTGYEPTSMRAIRARYNPYLQTRHRVEQLQQLGHSVDKVEFIVMGGTFMCLSEEYRDFFIRNLHDALSGHTSNNVSEAVKYSERSKTKCIGITIETRPDYCLKKHLSDMLNYGCTRLEIGVQSVYEDVARDTNRGHTVRAVCESFHMSKDAGFKVVSHMMPDLPNVDLERDIEQFIEFFENPAFRPDGMKIYPTLVIRGTGLYELWKTGRYKSYPPSTLVDLVARILALVPPWTRVYRVQRDIPMPLVSSGVEHGNLRELALARMKDLGTQCRDVRTREVGIQEIHHKVKPYEVELIRRDYTANGGWETFLSYEDPEQDILIGLLRLRKCSDQTFRPELKGGVSIVRELHVYGSVVPVSARDPTKFQHQGFGTLLMEEVLYLGY